The genomic stretch ATGGTTTCATCCTCTTCAGGAGTATATGTCTTTTTTGTTTTTTTATAAAAAAGGAGAGGAAAGAGAACTTGCCGTGCCGCCTGCTTCCTTTTTTACATATGTTGTATGATCACTACCCTTGTCATATTCTTCTGAAATTCATGAAGTCATAGAGAAAGGAGGAGTAGAAATGGTGTACCGTTATCTGGCACTTGGCGATTCACTGACGGTAGGGATTGGCTCTTTATTCGGAAGCGGGTTTGTACCACTCTATCAAAAAAGACTGGAGTATCATTTACGAAGTACGGTTCTTGTAAGCAACCAGGGAATCAATGGACTCACCTCCCAAAGACTTCTATCCATGGTAAAATACAATCAGTACTTGCGCAATCTCATTGTACATGCTGATATTATTACGATCTCTATTGGCGGGAATGATCTGATTCAGGCAGCTCGTTCAACGAGGTGGAATCTGAGTTCTCCATTATTCACTCAGACTTTGGACGTATGTGAGCACAATATGAGAGAGATTCTTTCCCAGATTCAATCTTTAAAAAAGGATTCACCTTACTTTATTCGGCTCGTTGGACTGTATAATCCGCTGTCTAAGAATGAGGCTGCCTATCATTGGGTGAAACAATATAATGATTTTCTTACAAGTCTAGATAGTCATAAAATAGCTACAGCCCAGCTTCTTTACGCTTTTCAGGGAAGAGAAAGGGAATTATTATTTTTGGATAAGGTCCATCCAAGCAGTAAAGGATATCGGGTTATCGAATCACAGCTGGATCGTACAGGTTATGCTCCGCTGTTACAGATGGAGAAGCCTTACACCTTACGCAAAAAGAAGAAATAAGAATAGGAAGGGTGCAAGCAAATCCAGCTTGTATCCTCTACGCTTCGATCAGGAGAATACTTGACTATAGAAGAAGGAGCATACCCGTATATGGAAACATCGAACAAGCCCTCTATCACTAGAGAAGAAGAAGTACGCGTTCGCCGTATGCTTAAGAATTATGTTGAAGACTCATCAGGAACAGAATTAGAGAGTTGTATCATTGAGCGGTTAACGGGAGGAATGAACAACTCTACGTACTTGATTCATCTGAAAGAGAAACGATATGTACTGCGTAATTACAATTGTCATCAGGATGCTGATAAGGTTAAGTATGAACATGCTATTCTGAAGAGTCTTGCAATACATAAGCAAAAGTTTGTTTACCCGCAGCTGGTACCAACATTGGAAGATACGACATTTACTCTTCAGGAAGGGAAAATCGGGGCCTTATTTCACTATCAAAAAGGGAGTAATGCGGTACGAATGGGGCCGAATCAATACCTTCAATTGGGACAAAAAGCGGGCCAGCTTACACTCGCATTGTCCCGGATAACGGTGCCTTTAGCGCCTGTGTATCCACCTTACTACAGATTGGATCTGGCTTATCCGGAAATTTCGCCAGCAACGTTCCTTCGTTTTCTACAGCAACCTGACTCGTCTTTTCAGTCCCTGCATCAAGAAACCAACGAAATCGCAGAAGCCATTGAAGAGCTGTTTACCAAGACTCGCGGGGGACTCGAAGATCTTCCTCACCAACTCGTACATGGAGATCTGAATGCTTCGAATATTTTAGTCAATGAAGATGGGGATATAACCACAATCCTTGATTTTGAGTTTGCTACTTGGGATCTTCGTGTGATGGAACTCGCTGTTCCTCTTTCCGATCTCATCACTGGCATGATTTTGGATGAGAACGATAACACACAAGCAGAAGAGGAGAGGTGGAACAATCTTCAAGCGCTGATCAGCGGTTATGCTTCCGAAGTTTCTCTATTACCCGAAGAGAAGGACATGATTCCGTCTCTTGTGCTTCTTCGCAGAGTAGATGTGGTCATGCATTTTTTGGCTCGGTATCATAAAGGAATTGATCCAGCAGATATCGTTCGCGATCAGCTGCAGAAGTTAATAAGCTGTGTAAGGTGGCTTGCGTTACATCAGACTAGAGTAAGACAATGGCTATAATAAAAAAACGCTGTCTCTTCGGGCAGATAAGGAAGAGAACAGCGTTTTAATAAGTTTAGGAATGGGATGTACTTGAATCAATTTCATAACTCATTAAAATGATGAATTTGTAACTATATATAGACAAACAAAACCATTTTGATCTATATATACCCCTGATTAAAGCAACTAAAGGTATTATGAAATTGATTCACTTATATTAATTTCCGAAAAAAACTGCGGACAGCCCAGCGGCGCTCTTGCCGCTTTTTATATTTAGGCAGAGAGCGGTATACGTCAATGGACTGACGGTAGGCTTCTTTTGCCTCATCCTTTTGGCCGAGCTTTCCGTAGACAAGTCCGAGGTAATAGAAAGATTCACTGGAGGAAGACTGGATGTCTTGAAATTTCTCTACATATTGAAGTGCCTTAGCCTGATCCTTATCCTTGTAAGCGGAAGCGAGGCGAAGGTAAGGTTGGCCGTATTTTACTTTTGGATTCAGTTTTGCTGCGTGCAGGATATGTTGTTCCCCTTGTTCAAGCTGCCCTTGGTGGATTTCTGTCGTTCCGACCATATCCCAATATTCTGCTGAGTGATCATAAGAAGACTCAATCGATAGCAGTAGCTGCTGAGCTTCCCTATACTTTTTGCGTTCAATCAGGAGTCTTGCTAAGTCAAATTTAGAGGTAACGTCATTTGGATTCAGCGCAATTTGCTGACGATTTTTGGAGATGCTTCGCATCCGTTTAACAGGTTTTGTGATGCTTGGAAATACACCGACAAAACGCCGATCGAGAAGATAAAAAATAAGAAACAGTACAATAATAGCAATAAACGGATTACCAATGATATAGAAAAGCAAACCAAATAGTAAAAACTTACTCATAACCTTCCCCCTGATAAATAATTAGTAAACTCCTCATGTCGAACCTATGCATGTTATGGCATTACGAACCTTGCCGAGTTTGCTTCCGATACACGCCGAGTCACTTTATTCTGAACCTTCTCCAGCATATGATTGTATCTCGCGCTGAAGCGAACATTTCAATATTATACCATATACGCTCGTGACAGAGTTTCTATAAGTCTAGTAAGATGGAAGTAAATAAAGTGGAAAAAGGAGTACAATCATGTCAGAGAAAATCAGACAACAAATTGAGTTTGTTCGCGAAATTGATAAATTGAAGCACGTATTTCGGCAGTCTTATCTAATGAATCAAGAAAGACACGAGAATGATGCGGAACATAGTTGGCATATTGCTGTTATGGCCTTGTTGCTGAAAGAACATAGTGATGAGGATTTAGATATGACAAAAGTGCTGCACCTGCTTCTCATTCATGATCTGGTAGAAATCGATGCGGGAGATACGTTCGCTTACGATGTCAAAGGATATGAAGACAAATGGGATAGAGAACTTGCGGCAGCAAAACGAATCTATGGGCTGCTTCCGGAAGAACAAAAAGAGGAATGGATGAACTTGTGGTTAGAATTTGAAGAAGGCCTGACAAAAGAGGCGAAGTATGCGGCGGCGATGGATCGTCTGCAGCCGGTCCTTCACAATTTTTATACCGAAGGCAAAGCATGGAGAGCTAATCAAGTATCTGCTGTGTCGGTTAGAAAAAGGCTGGCGGTGTTAAAAGAGGTGTCTCCTGCTCTAGACACATATGCTAATGAACTGATTAATGAAGCGGTAGAGAAGGGTTACCTGTTACCGTGAGACAAATCCAGTACGTAGAAGGAAGGATCCTCTTAAACCAAGAGGCATCCTTCTTTTTTTAGTAGATACCCCAAACAAATAGAACGTTTAGCGCATCCGTCTTCGATAGGAGGAAGGAGTCATTCCCGTATGTTTTTTAAATAATCGGTAAAAATGCGGAAGACTCTCAAACCCGCTGGCTTCTGCAATGGCTGCCATTGTATCATCGGTACGCAGCAGTTTTTCTTTTGAGAGAATAATACGTCTTGCCGCAACATATTCGGTGAACGTCATCCCCGTATGCTGTTTAAAAGCTCGGCTAAAGTGAGCAGTAGAGATGGAAGCTTCCTTCGCAAGTTCAGAGAGAAACACAGGCTGATGAAGGTGCTCGTCTAACCTTTTAAGGGCTTGCGCCATCCAGATCGGCCCTGATAACGTTGTTTTTTCAGGTTTTACAGCTTCCGTCATCCGCATCAGAGAGATCAGCATCAGCTGTAACAACAAGAGGGTGGTATAAGTCCTTAGATGCTCCTGACTTACGGTTTCCGTGTAAATTTGTTCAATCCATCGTTCGAACTCTTCCATTTGTTTGTGGTTCAGTACTTGGATATAATGGCGTGACTTTCGAGATCTTTCAAAAAACTGCTGAATGGATGCGGCTTCTCCTCCCATACCTTGAAAGACAGCAGGACTGATATAAAAAGCGGAAGACGTCAGCGGATTCTCTGCCTCTTGAAAGGTACGATGAAGTGTATTGCCAGGGATGATGATAAGACTTCCCGCTTTAATATCGACGATCGAGTGATCAATTAACATTTTTCCTTCTCCTTGATGTACACAAATCAGTTCATGCCAGTCATGAAAATGGTCAGGAAGTTCATGTTCAGGAAGTTTGGTTTCATGATATAACATGCGAAAAGGAAGATCGATTGCTGCTTTTAGCCGCCGATCTACGGGTGCCTCAAGCTCATATTTCATAGTTGCTCTCTCCTTCTACATACAATATCATCTAGGAGTATATTTTAAGCAAAAATAGCAATTTATGTTCTTTTAGATGATGATACAATGAACTACATAAGGATACAACCACTAATAATAGGGGTGAAGATTGTGACGGTAAAAAAGGATTATCCAAGACTCAGTTTACAGAACAATAACAGTCACCTACATTCAGGTAAGGCCGAGATTAAACAGCTCCCAGTGAAAGTTCTTCAGATCGGCGAAGGGAATTTTTTACGGGGGTTTGCAGACTGGATGATTTATGAAAGCGCTGTTAAAGGTGCGTTTAAAGGAACGGTAGCTGTAACCCAGCCTAGACGGAAAGGTAGAGGGAAGCTGCTGACTATACGGGAACAAGACGGTCTGTATACGCTGCTGACAAGAGGTATCGTTAATGGGACGGCTGTTGAAAAGACATCGATCATCCCTATTTTATCTCGTACCATTGATCCTTATGAGGAATGGCAGGATTTTTTACAGCTGGCGGTAAGCCCTGATCTGGATATTATCATCTCCAATACGACAGAAGCAGGTTTAACCTACCTGGAGACGAGATATGAAGAGGGGGTACCGATCGATTCTTTTCCCGGTAAACTTACCGTGTTTTTACATGAACGCTATACTCACTATTCCGGAAGCAAAGAGAGCGGTTTACTTATTCTGCCTTGCGAGCTTGTCGATCGAAAT from Paenibacillus polygoni encodes the following:
- a CDS encoding GDSL-type esterase/lipase family protein, with amino-acid sequence MVYRYLALGDSLTVGIGSLFGSGFVPLYQKRLEYHLRSTVLVSNQGINGLTSQRLLSMVKYNQYLRNLIVHADIITISIGGNDLIQAARSTRWNLSSPLFTQTLDVCEHNMREILSQIQSLKKDSPYFIRLVGLYNPLSKNEAAYHWVKQYNDFLTSLDSHKIATAQLLYAFQGRERELLFLDKVHPSSKGYRVIESQLDRTGYAPLLQMEKPYTLRKKKK
- a CDS encoding phosphotransferase, coding for METSNKPSITREEEVRVRRMLKNYVEDSSGTELESCIIERLTGGMNNSTYLIHLKEKRYVLRNYNCHQDADKVKYEHAILKSLAIHKQKFVYPQLVPTLEDTTFTLQEGKIGALFHYQKGSNAVRMGPNQYLQLGQKAGQLTLALSRITVPLAPVYPPYYRLDLAYPEISPATFLRFLQQPDSSFQSLHQETNEIAEAIEELFTKTRGGLEDLPHQLVHGDLNASNILVNEDGDITTILDFEFATWDLRVMELAVPLSDLITGMILDENDNTQAEEERWNNLQALISGYASEVSLLPEEKDMIPSLVLLRRVDVVMHFLARYHKGIDPADIVRDQLQKLISCVRWLALHQTRVRQWL
- a CDS encoding tetratricopeptide repeat protein codes for the protein MSKFLLFGLLFYIIGNPFIAIIVLFLIFYLLDRRFVGVFPSITKPVKRMRSISKNRQQIALNPNDVTSKFDLARLLIERKKYREAQQLLLSIESSYDHSAEYWDMVGTTEIHQGQLEQGEQHILHAAKLNPKVKYGQPYLRLASAYKDKDQAKALQYVEKFQDIQSSSSESFYYLGLVYGKLGQKDEAKEAYRQSIDVYRSLPKYKKRQERRWAVRSFFRKLI
- a CDS encoding HD domain-containing protein, whose product is MSEKIRQQIEFVREIDKLKHVFRQSYLMNQERHENDAEHSWHIAVMALLLKEHSDEDLDMTKVLHLLLIHDLVEIDAGDTFAYDVKGYEDKWDRELAAAKRIYGLLPEEQKEEWMNLWLEFEEGLTKEAKYAAAMDRLQPVLHNFYTEGKAWRANQVSAVSVRKRLAVLKEVSPALDTYANELINEAVEKGYLLP
- a CDS encoding AraC family transcriptional regulator is translated as MKYELEAPVDRRLKAAIDLPFRMLYHETKLPEHELPDHFHDWHELICVHQGEGKMLIDHSIVDIKAGSLIIIPGNTLHRTFQEAENPLTSSAFYISPAVFQGMGGEAASIQQFFERSRKSRHYIQVLNHKQMEEFERWIEQIYTETVSQEHLRTYTTLLLLQLMLISLMRMTEAVKPEKTTLSGPIWMAQALKRLDEHLHQPVFLSELAKEASISTAHFSRAFKQHTGMTFTEYVAARRIILSKEKLLRTDDTMAAIAEASGFESLPHFYRLFKKHTGMTPSSYRRRMR